CATTCAAATATGCGGTTGCGGTAGAAGCTTCCGTAGGCTTCTCATCGCCGGTGACCTCGCCGGAATCTTCGCCGGCGCCGGAATCATGTACGCCGGAAAGTTTCCAATAAGAACAAGCAAGAATAAGCAAAGCAAAAGCTATTAAACCGAGCATGGCGGCGAGACCGCCGAATAAGTAAGGGACCGGAGACTTCCACCCGGCCGGTGGTGGTGTAATTTGATGGTGTTGTGGTGGATGATGTTGTGCTTCAAATGTGGCCTCTAAATTTAATGATATTCCTAATTGCctcattttgtttgattaaatgtTTAATGTTGTGTTTTAAAGGTAGGTTAGTTGTTTGATTGGGGAATTGGGACTTGGGAGAGATGAAGAAAGTTGGTTTGAGAGTGCGTAGTGGGGGGAGAAAGGAGGTTTATATATAGAAGGAAGAAATAAGAAATGGGATTTTAATCAAAGGAAAAATTAAAGTGTTCATGAGTATTTTCAACACGTTCGTTCGTATAAGTTTTTAGAAAAATGTATAGTATATTTTAAGTATTTGAagatataaaattgttaaaaaattattaattttttaaaatcatacAGAATATTCAAAAGGTTTTAATATTTGCTCCGTCACGagaaaaacaaaaggaattATATGATTAAATGGTAAATAGTGAATGGAAATGGTGTCACCTTATTTTTATAGATATGTAGATATGGACTTAGGCATCTTCTTTTACAAGAAATGCTTTTGGGTTAGGCATAGGAGTAGATAAAGTAGTGTGTAATTATATAGTTGTCGtttaatttgaattattgtataaattatgtaaaattataaggggtattttatgttgttttcaagAATTATAGAAAAAAGTAGAGGGTTCTTTAAAGTTGTAGCTTTGTAGGGTTATTAAAAGGGTAATTACATCTCTTTCTATGGGTTAGTTGAGTTAGTGATGCACTAGAATGCATGAATATATTGTGATTTATGTAGTGTGTCGTTTCGtgttttgttgcaaaaaataaagaaagaaaatatttttactaGCGAGaataagtt
This genomic stretch from Amaranthus tricolor cultivar Red isolate AtriRed21 chromosome 9, ASM2621246v1, whole genome shotgun sequence harbors:
- the LOC130824518 gene encoding protein GLUTAMINE DUMPER 5-like, giving the protein MRQLGISLNLEATFEAQHHPPQHHQITPPPAGWKSPVPYLFGGLAAMLGLIAFALLILACSYWKLSGVHDSGAGEDSGEVTGDEKPTEASTATAYLNGIFVIMAGEMKPTFLATPATSRASSFENCSSSSSNKGEDKEEKDVEVETTTFGGGDEEKR